CCGCTGTTGCGGAGCGGTCGTGCTCGATGAACATTCAGAGGAACACCTCATCATTCCTGCAAAAGCCGTCGTCCTGTCGACCGGGGGCGCGGGACAGATTTTTGCGCGTACCACAAATCCGCCCAATGCGACCGGCGACGGTATGGCCATGGCGTTCCGGGCAGGCGCGGAGCTACAAGATATGGAATTCGTCCAGTTTCACCCGACGTCGCTGTACCTACCATCGAGTCCGCCTTTCTTGTTGTCGGAAGCCATGCGAGGAGAGGGAGGTCAGTTGCGCAACAATAGGGGAGAGCCGTTTATGCAGCGGTATCACCCGCTCGGCGTCTTGGCTCCGCGGGATATCGTCGCGCGGGCGATCTGGGCGGAAATGGCGGCGACACGGGCGCGACATGTCTATCTTGATGTGACTCACTTGGGGTCGAGTTTTGTCAAACGGCGATTTCCGACGATCTATGCGACCTGTCTACGCCACGATATCGATATCACGGAAGAATGGATCCCGGTCTCTCCGAGCGCCCATTACATGATGGGGGGAGTCGCGACTGATATCAATGGAGCCACGACATTGCCGGGTCTTTTTGCAGCGGGCGAGGTGGCTTGTAGCGGTGTGCACGGCGCTAACCGACTGGCCAGCAATTCATTGCTGGAGGGATTGGTTTTCGGAATGCGGGCCGGAGTTGCCGCAGTAGGCTGGGCCTTTCGTAGTTCGATGCCCGATTTGACTCACCATGTGGAGCGCTTGAAGCGCGTTCGTTTGGAACGATTGGAGGATGCCGAAAAGGTACGCAGCTCCCTTCGACGGACCATGTGGGGGCAAGTAGGGCTCGTCCGTTCTCGGGAATCGCTCGTTCGCGCCACGGCTCAGCTTGCGCGGTGGGAACGGATGGTGTCCAGGTCCTTTGCTGGGAGAGCCGACCTGGAGGTCAAGAACATGGTTCAGGTGGCCCATTGCGTGGCGGAAGCGGCACTCTGGAGAGAAAACAGCGTCGGCGCCCATTACCGATCCGATTTTCCAGAGTCCAAACGGCCGGGCTGGAAACAACATAGTCAATTGTGTTCGGAGATCCGAACTACTCGCCGGACCGATTTGAAGCCACAGGGGCGGGTCGTGGCATTGCGGACTCCGAGGACGGGATGACGTGTCCGGTCGCGGCAAGGTCACGGGCGAGGAAGAGCCGATAATACCGCAAGACCTTGCGGACGTATTGGCGGGTTTCGTCGATCGGCGGAAGAGTTCGGTAACGATCGATGGTATGCTCCCCAGCGTTATAGGCGGCGAGCGCCAGTGGAAGGTTGCCGCGAAATCGGTCGAGCAGCTGGCGTAGGTATTTTGTCCCTCCTCTGATATTGTCCTCGGGATCGTAGAGGTCTCGGACATCCAACCTCACGGCCGTTTGCGGCATCAATTGCATCAATCCGACGGCTCCAGCTCGTGATACCGCGCGAGGGTCGAAATCCGATTCGGCCTTGATGATGGCGCGGATAAGGGCAGGGTGCAGTTGATGCTGCCGTGAGAATCGACTAATCATCGGATTCAACTCTTCTTCCGAAAGAACGGGATGCAGGCGATTCGGGTGGGGGTCGATCCGGTGGTATCGAGCATCAGAGGGAACGTTGGTGAGCGATATCGTCCCTTTGGCATCGACATATTGATAAATCTCAGCCCGATTGTCACTTGGAACGGTTAGCAGGATACCACTCAACGCGACGAGGACGCCCATGCCAGGCCGGCTGATTGAAGCGCGAGGTCGGATATTCAGCTTTGGCATGTTCAAACGATAGCAGTCTGTCACTGTCTGTCAAGGAAAGGCAGATCCGGTGCCTTTGAGATCTGAAGAATTCTGAGAAAAAACGGGAAGATGAGGTTTAATCGGCGGGAAGGACCGTCCTAGAATCGGCCTCGCACCGCCACGAACTGTTCCCTTAGCCACTGGGTGACCGGACCAGGTTTCCCGTCGCCGACAGGCCTACGGTCGACGGAAGTCACAGGCATGATTTCCATGCTGGTGTTCGTCAGAAAGCATTCATCGGCCCGGTATAACTGGTCGACGGCATAGCGACCTTCTTCGACGTGGATGTTGAGTTCTTCGGCCATCCGAAGCACGACCATTCTGGTGATGCCGTCGAGTAAGCCGCATGCCAGAATAGGCGTTCGTAGCTTGCCGTCCATCACTAGAAACAGATTGCTGACGGTGCATTCGGTCAGATGCTGTTCCCGATTGAGCAGGATGCTGTCGAATGCGCCTGCTGCGATCGCTTCACGTTTGGCTTGGATATTGTTCAAGAAGCTGGTGGTCTTGATCTGTGGCGGCAAGGCACTCGGCAGATTTCGTTTCGTGGAAGCCACGATCACGTCGACGCCTCTTTCATAGAGATGGGACGCCGGAGGCACGAGTGGCTTGGCCATCACGACGACGGTCGGCGATGAACAGAGTGCCGGGTCTAGTCCGATGTCTCCGGCTCCTCTGGTGACCGTGATCCTTAGATAGGCGTCATGCCGATCGGTCCCGACCTCGTTACGGGCCATGGCTTCATGCAGAATGCCTGGCCAATCTTCCAATGGAATTGGGATCGTCAGACCGATCGTCTCAGCGGACCGGAGCAATCGTGACAGATGTTCATTCAGCATGAAGATGCGGGGGCCGTACGAACGAATCGTTTCATAGACCCCATCGCCGTAGAGAAATCCATGGTCGAAGACGGAGACCACGGCCTCCTCGTCTGTGACGAACTTGTTATTCAGGTATATCCACATCGGTTATAAGAAGGCGCTGAAGAAAGCCTGGGCCTTATGGATCGTTTCCTCATATTCGCGCGTCGGTTCCGAATCGGCCACAATCCCTGCTCCGACTTGGAGATAGCCCACCGCATGTCTCATAACCAACGTGCGTATCAGGATATTGAAGTCGAGATCTCCGCTCCAGCTGAGATAACCCATCGAGCCGGTGTACGGGCCGCGCCGCACGGGCTCCAACTCCTCGATGATCTCCATGCAGCGGATCTTTGGGACACCGGTGATTGTTCCACCAGGGAACATGGCTTTCAGCAGGTCGAAACCCGTCGCATGGCCCCTGAGGGTGCCGGCCACATGTGAGACCAGGTGGTTGACATGGGAATATTGCTCGACCGTCATCAATTCATTCACATGGACGGTCCCGAAACGGCAGACTCGACCGAGGTCGTTCCGCTCAAGATCGACCAACATGACATGTTCCGCACGTTCCTTTTCGTTCGTCAGTAATTCATCGATCAGCCGCCGATCGTCGTCGGAGGTTCTCCCCCGGGGTCGGGTGCCCGCGATCGGCCTCGTATCGGCTCGACGTCCTTCCAGCCGAACGAGTCGTTCAGGTGAGGAACTGATGAGACGAACTGCATCGAACCGGAGTAATCCCGAAAAGGGGGAAGGGTTCAATGAACGCAATCGACTATAGACGGCCAGATCGGTTTCAAGGTTCTCAAGAGAGGAGAAGATTTCACTGGTCACAGTGAAACGGTGGGAGAGGTTGACTTGATAGACATCACCGGCTGCGATGTATTCCTGGCAACGGCGTACGTTCTGACTATAGGACGCCTGCTCCTGCTGCGGTGTAAACGTCAGGCGACCGAGATTGCTCCACTGTGCATCGGCCCTGTCGGGCCTGGTCAATCGGGCGTCGAATTCGGCCAGTCGATCCCTTCCCTCACGAAACAGTTTTTCCCGGGGCTCACCCAAGAATCGCTCGAGCGGCGGACAGAACATGAGCACCAGACGGTCCAACTCATGGTCGAGTGCTGCGACAAGATCGAAAAACGCGAACTCCAGATCAGGGCCGGCAAGGTCATCGAGGGCCAAGGACGGCAGCCTTTCGAACTGGCGTGCGAGATCATAACTCAAGTAACCGACTGCACCGCCAAAAAAAGGTGGGACATCGGGAGGACGGGCGATTCGCTGACGATTCAGGAGGTGAGCCAATCCTTGAAACGGAGATGCGCCTGAGTCCATGTGGCCTTGAATCGATCGGTGCACCAACGTATGCCCTTTCCCGTACAATGTTTGATAGGGATCGACGCCAAAGTACGAATACCGTCCCATGGCGCCCTTACCGTTACCGCTCTCAAAGAGAAACGAGGGATGTTCAGCCGAGGCGACCTTCGCGTACAATTGAAACGGGCTTGCCGAGCGAGAAGGGCCGGCCAGGATGAGCGGTGAAGGAGAACCGTGCAAAAATGGAATCGACGAGGGTAAGGTTCTCGGCATAGTAGGCCCGTTTCCAACAGGAACGAGTGATCACCGCCTCTGCAGGAAGCCCCGTTTGTCCGCCCTCCGCAGTAGTCTGCTACGGAGGATGGATGGAGCCGTGGGGCTTTACTATACCGTAGCGATTTCTGCGAGCATAGGCCTCCAACCGCTTGACATTCAAAGCACGGGTTTGCTTAAATTGCGCACCCGATGAGGGGCAGAGTTCTGCTCACCTGCTCTCGCCTTCCGTGGGTTTGGGATGCCCTCTCAACAAGATCCCTTATACGCGGGGCTCGGTCAGGCCGTTCGAATCGGAACGGAACTGCTGGCTGCGCTGATCGTCGGAGGTGGGCTTGGATGGGTCGTCGATACGTATCTCTTAGGGACAACTCCGTGGGGTCTCATCATTGGGTTGGTCTTCGGTGCGGCGGCTGGAATGAGGAACGCCTATCGATCCGCACAACGATGGCAAGGCCCGTCGAACAACGCAAATAAGTAAGCAGGGATAGTCATGGAAGAAAGTCCGCTTCATCAATTCGAGCTTCATCACTGGATTCCGCTCTCGATCGGCGGTGTGGACATTTCCATCAATAAAGCCGTGATCTTTATGTGGATTGTCATCGCCGTCGCGGCGGTCCTCATGATCATGGCAGGATCGTCGCGCAAATTGGTGCCCGGCAAGTTGCAGAGCCTGGCGGAGATGCTGGTGGAGTTCATTCGGAACATGATCCTAGATACGATGGGGAAGGATGGGCTGCGATTTTTCCCGTTCGTCGCCACGCTCTTCTTATTTATTCTTTTTTCCAATTATATCGGGTTGATTCCGGGCACCTATACGGTGACGAGCCAAATTGTCGTGACGTCCGTCTTCTCGTGCGTTGTGTACGGGCTGAGCTTGGTTTTGGGATTCTGGTTACATGGTGCAAAGTTTCTAGGGATCCTTATCCCGCCTGGAACTCCTGCATGGCTGGTGCCGTTGATGATCCCGATCGAGATCGTCAGTCAGTTGGCGCGGCCTGTTTCACTGGCTGTTCGGCTTTTTGCGAATATGACGGCGGGCCATGTGATGCTCGCGGTTCTGTTCAGCCTCACGATCAGCGGTGGATTGTTGATCGGGTGGCTGCCTTTAGCGATTTCACTTCTCGTGTATGGATTGGAATTCCTCCTTATCGCAGGCATTCAAGCCTATATTTTTACCATCTTGACCTGTGTCTACTTGGGGGACGCGTTTCATTTGCATGGCCATGATGAGCACGCGCATTAGCGCGTGCCGGTTTAGACAAGAGAGGAGTAGGACATAATGGATTCAGCAGCAGCAGGGTTGATCGGTATGGGATGTGCTGCGGCAGGGTTTGCCGGGGCCGGTGTGGGGATCGGCTACATCTTCGGGAAGATGATTGAAGTGGTGGCACGCCAGCCTGAAGCAGAAGCTCGCGTCACGAAGTATATGTGGATCGGGTTCGCGCTGGTAGAAGCTATTGCTCTGTACGGCCTGGTCATCGCCTTCATCATCATGGGCTTTCGGAAGTAGGGAGCGTTAACCGTTATTCGTTAACCGTTCATCGAGAGGGTATTCTCGTTTGACGATTCACGTGTAACGTTTTGCGAAACGTATATGCCACAGTTTGAATCTGACTTTTTTTCTTCTTTGATTTTCTGGGAGATCGTTTCGTTTGGGATTCTCTTGTTTCTGCTCTACAAGTATGCATTTCCCGGCATCTTGAGTGTCTTGGAGGAGCGAGAAAAGAAAATTAAGGACAGCCTCGATCAGGCTGAGCAGCACCGGTTCGAGGCTGAGCGACGGCTCAGAGAATATGAGGCTAAGCTTCACGCGGCGGGGAAGGAAGCCGAGGCTATACTCGCCGCGGCAAAAGAGCGCGCTCAACGGTTGCTCGATGAAAACGAACAACGGTTGACCGCGGAGGCCGAACGTATCAAGGGCGATGCGACACGCGAGATCGAGCAAGAGCGTCGTAAAGCGCTACAAGATATTCGAACCCAGACGACTGAACTCGCTCTTATGGTGGCGGAAAAAGTGGTTCAGCGGAGCCTGACAGAGGCTGATCAGAAAAAGTTTGCAGACGAGGCGCTCGAGGCTCTTTCGAAATCGCAGCCACGCTGACATGTCGTCAGCTACGGTGGAGTCAGTTTAGGGTGACTCCACCAGGCCGATATCCTTCCAAATCCACCGTCACGAATTTAAACCCCAGCGCTTTCAGCTTTGTACTGATCGCTGCACACAGATCTGCTTGCATGAGCCGAGGAAGTTCGCTCTGTGCCAATTCAATCCGCGCGATCTCACCGTGACTTCGTACTCGAAAATGACGGAACCCCTCACGATGCAATACAGCTTCGGCTTTTTCAACACGGTGCAATTTTTCCAGCGTGATCATGTTTCCACGTGGGATCCGTGACGAGAGACAAGCCGCAGCCGGCTTATCCCAATTGGAAAGCCCTAGATCTTTGGCAAGAATACGGATGTCGGCCTTTGATAATTCGGCCTCCACGAGCGGGCTGCGCACGCCCCATTCCCGGGCAGCTTTGATGCCGGGGCGATCATCACCCAGGTCGTCCAGATTGGTTCCATCGACGACATAGGTGGCAGCTTTGGATTGCCGCACATTTCCAAGAAGTTGGTACAGGTCCGCCTTACAGTGAAAACAACGATTCGCGTCATTCCTCACGAAGTCGTCAATGGCCAGCTGATCCGTCTGTACGGTTTCATGGCGGGCGCCGATCTCCCGGGCAACCCGCTCGGCAGCTTCCAACTCAAGAGATGGAAACGTCGCTGAGATGGCCGTGATGCCGACCGCCTGCTCGTGGAGTTGGTCGTGCGCGACTTTAAGCACGAACGTGCTGTCGATTCCACCGGAATAGGCCACCACGACCGAGCCCATCTCCGTCATGAGCGTTCGGAGGCGACGGAGCTTCTGTTGGAGAAGGGACGCTTGCATAGTATAGGCTTACTAGTTGCGAACTTTTGCCTTCGCGATATTGCCGACCACGACGAGCGCGTAGTGTTGAGGATCCAGGTATTGTTTGGCCACGCGCTGCACATCCTCTCTTGTCACTCGTTCGATCCATTTTGGGTACTGACTAAAATAGTCGAACCCCAGCCCAAAAAACTCTACTTGTGCCAAGACTTTCGCCAGCTTCGCAGTGGAATCCAGTCGTAAGGGGAAACTGCCCATCAAAAATGCTTTAGCATCGGCCAACTCCTGATCGGTGACCGGGGCCTCTCGGATCGTTCTCATTTCAGCCAGGACGCCGGTGATGGCCTGGTTGGTGGTTTCGGTACGGGTCTGAAGATTGATCCAGAAGGAACCAGGCATCAATCGAGCATCGTAATGACTGGTAATGCCATAGGCAAGCCCTTGCTTGTCTCGAATGGTGTCCATGAGTCGGGATGAAAATCCTCCGGCCCCCAACACATGGTTCATGACGGTGACGGCATAAAAGTCCGGGTTGGTCCGGCTGATTCCGGGGTGACCTATCACAATGGTTGATTGCGTAAGATCCTTCTCGATGAGCTGCACGATCTTTTTGTCGATGACAGCCGGTTTCTTAACTGTTCTCGGCGGCAGCACCCCTTTTTTCCAGGATCCAAAATGTGCCTGGACGAGCGCCGTCGCTTGTTCAACCGTGATGTCGCCGACGATGGTGAGGATGACTTGGTTCGGAAGATACTCTTTGGCGTAGAAAGCCTGCACATCCGCCAAGGTGATCTTGCCCAAGGTATCTTCCGTCCCGTTCACAGGCCAACGATAGGGATGATTCTGAAAGACCAACTGATTGAAGGCCTTCATGGCGACATGGCTGGGATCGTCATTATCACTGGTAATTTCTCCAAGGATCTGCGCTCGGACTCGCTCGAACTCTTGTTTGGGAAAAACGGGACGCTGAAGAATATCGGCAAGGAGAGTGAACCCGAGGTCGAGGTCTTTCTTCAGTATGCGCGCCGATGCAGTTGTGAAATCTTCGTCCGCCTGGACTCCCAACGAACCTCCGACAAAGTCGATCTGTTCGGCCAGCTGTTTGGAGGATCTGCTTGTGGTGCCTTCATCGAGGAGGCCGGCGACTAAATTCGCCACACCGGCCTTTTCCGGAGGGTCCTGCGCTGAGCCGACCTTGATGAGGGCATGGATTTCAACGATGGGAAGGAAATGTTGTTCCAGCACGAGAACGGTCATCCCATTCGGTGTGGTGAATCTCGTGGGCGAAATGTCAGCGGCAGCGGACGGCCTCGCGGCGCCCAGCCAGCATAGGACCAGCACTACCATGCCGGTAACCGACCACCGGCGAACGGATCGAGACGCGGGAGAAGATCGTCTGTGGGCTCTCGGCTCGGTGACCATGATGCTATGATTTCCCGTCATGCCCCGCCGTGGGTGCTGAATCCGGGGAAGGAGGGGGCAAAGGAATAAGAATTCCGACAGTCCGATTGTCCGGGGTAAGATATTGCTTCGCGACACGCTGGATGTCTTTTACCGTAACCGCACGGATGCGTTCAACGAATTGATCGATCCGGCGCCAGCCGGCGCCGACGGATTCCGCCTGCCCGATCAACATGGCATGGCGAAAATTCGAATCTTGCTCGAAGATGCGCGCCGCCTCAACTTGGTTCTTAGCCCGTTGAAGCTCCTGCTCGGACGGCGGCTCATTCTGCAGCCGCACGATCTCTCGATGGATGGC
This region of Nitrospira sp. genomic DNA includes:
- the larE gene encoding ATP-dependent sacrificial sulfur transferase LarE is translated as MQASLLQQKLRRLRTLMTEMGSVVVAYSGGIDSTFVLKVAHDQLHEQAVGITAISATFPSLELEAAERVAREIGARHETVQTDQLAIDDFVRNDANRCFHCKADLYQLLGNVRQSKAATYVVDGTNLDDLGDDRPGIKAAREWGVRSPLVEAELSKADIRILAKDLGLSNWDKPAAACLSSRIPRGNMITLEKLHRVEKAEAVLHREGFRHFRVRSHGEIARIELAQSELPRLMQADLCAAISTKLKALGFKFVTVDLEGYRPGGVTLN
- a CDS encoding pitrilysin family protein; amino-acid sequence: MVVLVLCWLGAARPSAAADISPTRFTTPNGMTVLVLEQHFLPIVEIHALIKVGSAQDPPEKAGVANLVAGLLDEGTTSRSSKQLAEQIDFVGGSLGVQADEDFTTASARILKKDLDLGFTLLADILQRPVFPKQEFERVRAQILGEITSDNDDPSHVAMKAFNQLVFQNHPYRWPVNGTEDTLGKITLADVQAFYAKEYLPNQVILTIVGDITVEQATALVQAHFGSWKKGVLPPRTVKKPAVIDKKIVQLIEKDLTQSTIVIGHPGISRTNPDFYAVTVMNHVLGAGGFSSRLMDTIRDKQGLAYGITSHYDARLMPGSFWINLQTRTETTNQAITGVLAEMRTIREAPVTDQELADAKAFLMGSFPLRLDSTAKLAKVLAQVEFFGLGFDYFSQYPKWIERVTREDVQRVAKQYLDPQHYALVVVGNIAKAKVRN
- a CDS encoding F0F1 ATP synthase subunit A; translation: MEESPLHQFELHHWIPLSIGGVDISINKAVIFMWIVIAVAAVLMIMAGSSRKLVPGKLQSLAEMLVEFIRNMILDTMGKDGLRFFPFVATLFLFILFSNYIGLIPGTYTVTSQIVVTSVFSCVVYGLSLVLGFWLHGAKFLGILIPPGTPAWLVPLMIPIEIVSQLARPVSLAVRLFANMTAGHVMLAVLFSLTISGGLLIGWLPLAISLLVYGLEFLLIAGIQAYIFTILTCVYLGDAFHLHGHDEHAH
- the atpF gene encoding F0F1 ATP synthase subunit B, whose amino-acid sequence is MPQFESDFFSSLIFWEIVSFGILLFLLYKYAFPGILSVLEEREKKIKDSLDQAEQHRFEAERRLREYEAKLHAAGKEAEAILAAAKERAQRLLDENEQRLTAEAERIKGDATREIEQERRKALQDIRTQTTELALMVAEKVVQRSLTEADQKKFADEALEALSKSQPR
- the nadB gene encoding L-aspartate oxidase is translated as MLGADFLVIGSGVAGLRAALDLCRVGRVIVLTKGHPLQSNSIFAQGGVAVALSEEDDVAIHLTDTVKAGHGLCRREAVRVLVEEGPDRIQELIRWGAKFDKTGGKFAFAREAAHSRSRILRARGDATGNEMVRVLMAQAARQKRIVRLDYHFTVDLVVEEGRCCGAVVLDEHSEEHLIIPAKAVVLSTGGAGQIFARTTNPPNATGDGMAMAFRAGAELQDMEFVQFHPTSLYLPSSPPFLLSEAMRGEGGQLRNNRGEPFMQRYHPLGVLAPRDIVARAIWAEMAATRARHVYLDVTHLGSSFVKRRFPTIYATCLRHDIDITEEWIPVSPSAHYMMGGVATDINGATTLPGLFAAGEVACSGVHGANRLASNSLLEGLVFGMRAGVAAVGWAFRSSMPDLTHHVERLKRVRLERLEDAEKVRSSLRRTMWGQVGLVRSRESLVRATAQLARWERMVSRSFAGRADLEVKNMVQVAHCVAEAALWRENSVGAHYRSDFPESKRPGWKQHSQLCSEIRTTRRTDLKPQGRVVALRTPRTG
- a CDS encoding AtpZ/AtpI family protein; translation: MPSQQDPLYAGLGQAVRIGTELLAALIVGGGLGWVVDTYLLGTTPWGLIIGLVFGAAAGMRNAYRSAQRWQGPSNNANK
- a CDS encoding aminotransferase class IV, with product MVSVFDHGFLYGDGVYETIRSYGPRIFMLNEHLSRLLRSAETIGLTIPIPLEDWPGILHEAMARNEVGTDRHDAYLRITVTRGAGDIGLDPALCSSPTVVVMAKPLVPPASHLYERGVDVIVASTKRNLPSALPPQIKTTSFLNNIQAKREAIAAGAFDSILLNREQHLTECTVSNLFLVMDGKLRTPILACGLLDGITRMVVLRMAEELNIHVEEGRYAVDQLYRADECFLTNTSMEIMPVTSVDRRPVGDGKPGPVTQWLREQFVAVRGRF
- a CDS encoding lytic transglycosylase domain-containing protein, with amino-acid sequence MGVLVALSGILLTVPSDNRAEIYQYVDAKGTISLTNVPSDARYHRIDPHPNRLHPVLSEEELNPMISRFSRQHQLHPALIRAIIKAESDFDPRAVSRAGAVGLMQLMPQTAVRLDVRDLYDPEDNIRGGTKYLRQLLDRFRGNLPLALAAYNAGEHTIDRYRTLPPIDETRQYVRKVLRYYRLFLARDLAATGHVIPSSESAMPRPAPVASNRSGE
- the atpE gene encoding ATP synthase F0 subunit C, whose product is MDSAAAGLIGMGCAAAGFAGAGVGIGYIFGKMIEVVARQPEAEARVTKYMWIGFALVEAIALYGLVIAFIIMGFRK
- a CDS encoding anthranilate synthase component I family protein, which gives rise to MPRTLPSSIPFLHGSPSPLILAGPSRSASPFQLYAKVASAEHPSFLFESGNGKGAMGRYSYFGVDPYQTLYGKGHTLVHRSIQGHMDSGASPFQGLAHLLNRQRIARPPDVPPFFGGAVGYLSYDLARQFERLPSLALDDLAGPDLEFAFFDLVAALDHELDRLVLMFCPPLERFLGEPREKLFREGRDRLAEFDARLTRPDRADAQWSNLGRLTFTPQQEQASYSQNVRRCQEYIAAGDVYQVNLSHRFTVTSEIFSSLENLETDLAVYSRLRSLNPSPFSGLLRFDAVRLISSSPERLVRLEGRRADTRPIAGTRPRGRTSDDDRRLIDELLTNEKERAEHVMLVDLERNDLGRVCRFGTVHVNELMTVEQYSHVNHLVSHVAGTLRGHATGFDLLKAMFPGGTITGVPKIRCMEIIEELEPVRRGPYTGSMGYLSWSGDLDFNILIRTLVMRHAVGYLQVGAGIVADSEPTREYEETIHKAQAFFSAFL